One stretch of Amycolatopsis tolypomycina DNA includes these proteins:
- a CDS encoding IclR family transcriptional regulator → MPGPIQSIERAAAILRLLARGSGRLGVGEIAESLELAKGTAHGILRTLQGVGFVEQDRDTGKYQLGAALLHLGTSYLDVNELRSRAINWADALAARSGEAVRIGAPLEGRVLVVHHVFRPDDSLQTLDVGTLLPLHATALGKVLLAYDTTLKATPEPYTRRTLVTQTAIKRACAKVREAGWAAENGEMISGEAGIAAPIRGHGGIVVGAIGVSGAAERICEPDGAPSPRLLSQVRDAARAVSRDLGASRW, encoded by the coding sequence GTGCCGGGTCCGATCCAGTCCATCGAGCGCGCCGCCGCGATCCTGCGGTTGCTGGCGCGCGGCTCGGGGCGCCTGGGCGTCGGCGAGATCGCCGAGTCCCTCGAACTGGCGAAGGGCACCGCGCACGGGATCCTGCGCACGCTGCAGGGCGTCGGCTTCGTCGAGCAGGACCGCGACACGGGCAAGTACCAGCTCGGCGCGGCCCTGCTGCACCTGGGCACGAGCTACCTCGACGTCAACGAGCTGCGCTCCCGGGCGATCAACTGGGCCGACGCGCTGGCCGCCCGCAGCGGCGAGGCCGTCCGGATCGGCGCGCCCTTGGAGGGCCGGGTGCTGGTCGTGCACCACGTGTTCCGCCCGGACGACAGCCTGCAGACCCTCGACGTCGGCACGCTGCTGCCGCTGCACGCGACCGCGCTGGGCAAGGTGCTGCTGGCCTACGACACGACGCTGAAGGCGACCCCGGAGCCGTACACGCGCCGCACCCTGGTCACCCAGACGGCGATCAAGCGGGCGTGTGCGAAGGTACGCGAGGCGGGCTGGGCGGCCGAGAACGGCGAGATGATCTCCGGCGAGGCCGGGATCGCGGCGCCGATCCGCGGCCACGGCGGGATCGTGGTGGGCGCGATCGGGGTGTCGGGCGCGGCCGAGCGGATCTGCGAGCCCGACGGCGCCCCGAGCCCGAGGCTGCTGTCGCAGGTCCGTGACGCGGCGCGCGCGGTTTCACGGGACCTGGGTGCGTCCCGATGGTGA